The Chloracidobacterium sp. genome window below encodes:
- the rfbC gene encoding dTDP-4-dehydrorhamnose 3,5-epimerase: MNFIATELPGVVLIEPKVFRDNRGFFLESYHQAKFAAAGLDVTFVQDNHSCSVRGTLRGLHAQRRRPQGKLVRVIAGEIFDVVVDIRLHSPTFGRWLGVVLSAENFRQLYVPPGFVHGFCVLSDVAEVLYKCTALYDPTDEIGVVWNDPEIGVDWPVRSPLLSEKDRRLPTLRALLEQLQAADDA; encoded by the coding sequence ATGAACTTCATTGCTACCGAACTGCCGGGCGTCGTCCTCATCGAACCCAAGGTGTTCCGGGACAACCGGGGTTTTTTCCTTGAAAGCTACCACCAAGCGAAGTTCGCCGCCGCCGGACTGGATGTGACGTTTGTGCAGGACAATCACTCCTGCTCCGTACGCGGGACGCTGCGTGGTCTGCATGCCCAGCGTCGCCGTCCACAGGGTAAGCTGGTGCGCGTCATCGCCGGAGAGATTTTTGATGTCGTCGTGGATATTCGGCTGCATTCGCCGACCTTCGGGCGCTGGCTGGGTGTTGTGCTGTCGGCGGAGAATTTCCGCCAACTGTATGTTCCGCCGGGCTTTGTGCATGGTTTTTGCGTCCTGAGCGATGTTGCGGAAGTCCTCTACAAGTGCACGGCGCTCTATGACCCGACGGATGAAATCGGCGTCGTCTGGAACGACCCGGAGATCGGCGTTGACTGGCCCGTTCGGTCGCCGCTGTTGTCCGAGAAGGATCGGCGACTGCCGACGCTGCGCGCGCTGCTGGAGCAGTTGCAAGCAGCTGACGACGCATGA
- the asd gene encoding aspartate-semialdehyde dehydrogenase, translated as MKRWRVGILGATGTVGQRFIQLLENHPWFTVTAVAASDRSEGKRYGDAVAWKLPTPLPATVAELTLAPCRPPLDCDVVFSSLPGDMAGETEAAFAAAGYPVISNSSAHRMADDVPLLVPEINADHAQLIPVQQRRRDWTQGFLVTNPNCTTLALALPLAALNRAFGVEAVVVSTMQAISGAGYPGVASLDIVDNVIPYIAGEEAKVETEPRKILGRLAGDTIEPAPLRVSAHCHRVAVTDGHLCAASIKLKQTAAIADVCAALEAFRGPAEVQSLPSAPARPIVVRYEPDRPQPRLDRDLERGMASIVGRVRKDPLLDVKLTILGHNTVRGAAGATLLNAEFLAATGRLA; from the coding sequence ATGAAACGTTGGCGTGTCGGGATTCTTGGCGCGACCGGGACGGTCGGACAGCGATTCATTCAACTTTTGGAGAACCATCCCTGGTTTACAGTGACGGCCGTAGCGGCTTCGGATCGTTCGGAAGGGAAACGTTACGGCGACGCTGTGGCTTGGAAGCTGCCGACGCCACTTCCGGCGACGGTCGCCGAGCTGACGCTTGCTCCCTGCCGGCCGCCGCTTGACTGCGATGTGGTGTTCTCAAGTTTGCCGGGCGACATGGCCGGCGAAACGGAAGCCGCCTTTGCGGCGGCCGGCTATCCCGTCATCAGCAACTCCAGCGCTCATCGGATGGCGGATGACGTACCGCTGCTGGTTCCCGAAATCAACGCCGACCACGCCCAGCTCATTCCGGTACAGCAACGCCGACGCGACTGGACGCAGGGCTTCCTTGTCACCAATCCCAACTGTACGACCTTGGCGCTGGCGCTGCCGCTGGCAGCGCTCAACCGTGCCTTTGGCGTTGAGGCGGTCGTGGTGTCCACGATGCAGGCGATTTCCGGGGCGGGGTATCCGGGCGTCGCCTCGCTTGACATTGTGGACAACGTCATCCCCTACATTGCCGGTGAGGAAGCCAAGGTCGAAACCGAGCCGCGTAAAATCCTCGGCCGCCTTGCCGGAGACACCATCGAGCCGGCACCGCTGCGGGTAAGCGCCCATTGCCACCGCGTCGCTGTGACGGACGGCCATCTCTGCGCCGCCTCAATCAAGCTCAAACAGACGGCGGCGATTGCGGATGTGTGCGCCGCGCTGGAGGCTTTTCGCGGCCCGGCGGAAGTGCAATCGTTGCCGAGCGCGCCCGCGCGCCCGATTGTGGTGCGTTATGAACCGGATCGCCCGCAACCGCGTCTTGACCGCGACTTGGAGCGCGGCATGGCGAGCATTGTCGGACGGGTACGGAAGGACCCGCTGCTGGATGTCAAGCTGACGATTCTGGGGCACAATACGGTGCGCGGCGCGGCCGGAGCAACGCTGCTCAACGCGGAGTTCTTGGCCGCAACCGGACGACTCGCCTAA
- a CDS encoding WecB/TagA/CpsF family glycosyltransferase yields MTARPSPILAGVPVANVTLDEVMARITAWLEAPHFHRMAVVNAAILLDAERNARFRAALATADLVTADGMSVVWATRWLSRLGGRLVARVAAPDVMEAVLAQCERRGHRVYLLGATAEVVIQARNRLQRRFPKLAVAGVRDGYFTDEEAPAVAAAVHQTRADVLFAAMGSPRQELWLAQYGPQTGVRFALGVGGYFDILAGRRRRAPRWMQACGLEWLFRFLQEPRRLWRRYLIGNVAFLLFLAREWRRAGERMTA; encoded by the coding sequence ATGACGGCGCGGCCGTCGCCAATCTTGGCCGGCGTTCCCGTCGCCAATGTCACCTTGGATGAGGTCATGGCGCGCATTACGGCCTGGCTCGAAGCGCCGCATTTCCACCGCATGGCCGTCGTCAATGCAGCGATCCTGCTGGACGCCGAACGTAACGCCCGGTTTCGGGCGGCGCTGGCGACGGCGGATTTGGTGACGGCCGACGGGATGTCGGTGGTGTGGGCGACCCGTTGGCTGTCTCGTTTGGGAGGACGACTTGTGGCGCGGGTAGCTGCGCCGGACGTGATGGAAGCCGTTCTCGCTCAGTGTGAACGGCGCGGGCATCGGGTCTACCTGCTGGGCGCGACGGCCGAGGTTGTCATCCAAGCGCGCAACCGCCTTCAGCGGCGCTTCCCGAAACTGGCGGTGGCCGGCGTACGCGATGGTTACTTTACGGATGAAGAAGCCCCGGCCGTGGCGGCGGCGGTTCATCAGACGCGCGCCGATGTGTTGTTTGCAGCGATGGGATCGCCCCGGCAGGAGTTGTGGCTGGCGCAGTACGGCCCGCAAACCGGCGTTCGATTCGCGTTAGGCGTTGGCGGCTATTTCGATATTCTGGCCGGGCGACGCCGCCGCGCGCCCCGCTGGATGCAAGCTTGCGGGCTGGAATGGTTGTTTCGATTTTTACAGGAGCCGCGCCGTTTATGGCGGCGTTACTTGATCGGCAATGTCGCTTTCCTATTGTTCCTCGCCCGCGAATGGCGGCGAGCTGGTGAAAGGATGACGGCATGA
- a CDS encoding thymidine kinase: MQEVAFADPAARPRGWIEVIAGGMFSGKTEALITRLRRALIARQAVQAFKPRLDDRYEADFIVSHSRLRIETQVIEQAEDILDRLSPATQVVGIDEGQFLGPGLVQVCRRLADGGRRVVVAALDLDYRGEPFEPIPHLMAIAEYVTKPQAICVVCGHPANFSQRLTADDRRVVVGAEGLYEARCRRCFVPYPVPPAGR; encoded by the coding sequence TTGCAGGAAGTCGCTTTTGCTGACCCAGCCGCTCGTCCGCGCGGATGGATTGAAGTCATTGCAGGCGGTATGTTTTCCGGCAAAACCGAGGCGCTCATTACGCGCCTGCGGCGCGCGTTGATTGCACGGCAGGCGGTGCAAGCCTTCAAGCCGCGCTTGGATGATCGCTACGAGGCCGACTTCATCGTGTCGCACAGCCGGTTACGTATCGAAACGCAGGTCATCGAGCAGGCGGAGGACATCCTTGATCGGTTGTCGCCCGCCACGCAGGTGGTCGGCATTGACGAAGGCCAGTTTCTTGGCCCTGGCTTGGTGCAGGTCTGTCGCCGACTGGCGGATGGCGGCCGGCGCGTCGTGGTGGCGGCGCTTGATCTCGATTACCGTGGAGAGCCGTTTGAGCCAATCCCGCATTTGATGGCTATCGCCGAGTACGTCACCAAGCCGCAGGCGATTTGCGTCGTCTGTGGGCATCCGGCGAATTTCTCCCAACGGCTGACGGCGGACGACCGACGGGTGGTGGTCGGCGCAGAAGGGTTGTACGAAGCGCGCTGCCGCCGCTGTTTTGTGCCTTACCCTGTCCCCCCAGCGGGCCGATAG
- a CDS encoding sugar phosphate nucleotidyltransferase, which translates to MKGVVLAGGLGTRLYPLTKVTNKHLLPVYDRPMIYYPLQTLVEAGVDDVLLVTGGNKAGDFLQLLGNGKEHGLKRLSYTYQQGEGGIADALALAEDFADGGPIVVILGDNIIEKSIAGPVARFREQGRGAKILLKEVPDPQRFGVPTLDGSRVVRIDEKPARPASPYAVTGIYMYDATVFDIIRTLTPSQRGELEITDVNNAYIARGELTWEILDGWWTDAGTFESLHTASNLVAAMRAAARER; encoded by the coding sequence ATGAAAGGCGTCGTCCTTGCCGGCGGACTCGGTACGCGGCTGTATCCGCTTACCAAGGTTACGAACAAACACTTGTTGCCGGTCTATGACCGGCCGATGATTTACTATCCACTCCAAACCTTAGTTGAGGCTGGTGTGGACGATGTGTTGCTTGTCACCGGCGGCAACAAAGCCGGCGACTTTTTGCAACTGCTCGGCAACGGCAAGGAGCATGGGCTCAAACGCCTCAGCTATACCTACCAGCAGGGTGAAGGGGGGATTGCCGACGCCCTTGCGCTGGCTGAAGACTTCGCCGACGGCGGCCCGATCGTGGTCATCCTCGGTGACAACATCATCGAAAAAAGCATCGCCGGCCCCGTCGCCCGTTTTCGAGAGCAGGGACGCGGCGCGAAGATTTTGCTCAAAGAGGTTCCTGACCCCCAGCGGTTCGGCGTTCCAACGCTGGACGGTTCGCGCGTGGTGCGCATTGACGAAAAGCCGGCGCGGCCCGCTTCGCCCTACGCCGTCACTGGGATTTACATGTATGACGCGACGGTGTTCGATATCATCCGCACCCTGACGCCCAGCCAACGCGGCGAACTTGAAATCACGGATGTTAATAACGCCTACATCGCACGCGGCGAGCTGACGTGGGAAATTCTCGACGGCTGGTGGACGGACGCCGGCACATTTGAGAGTCTGCATACTGCCTCCAACCTTGTCGCTGCCATGCGGGCGGCTGCGCGCGAACGATGA